The Lycium ferocissimum isolate CSIRO_LF1 chromosome 1, AGI_CSIRO_Lferr_CH_V1, whole genome shotgun sequence genome includes a region encoding these proteins:
- the LOC132048684 gene encoding tubby-like F-box protein 3 isoform X1 has translation MSFRSMIQDMRGEFGSISRKGFRSRSHRVVQDCTVTTLDALRQSCWANMPPELLRDVLMRIEASDSDWRPRKHVVACAGVCRSWREIMKEIVKTPEICGKLTFPISLKQPGPRDNLVQCFIRRNRSSQTYHLYLNLNEASNDDGKFLLAARKCRRATCTDYIISLNAEDVSKGSSTYIGKLRSNFLGTKFTIYDAQPSNAGGAKVSKCRSTRFVGMKQVSPRIPAGNYPVAHISYELNVLGSRGPRRMLCVMDAIPASSIEPGGVAPTQTEFVPVNIDSFPSIPFFRSKSTRMDNFPSGPLPSQKDEVLTLKNKAPRWHEQLQCWCLNFNGRVTVASVKNFQLVASLGDGAGQEHENVILQFGKVGEDVFTMDYQYPISAFQAFAICLSSFDTKIACE, from the exons ATGTCCTTCAGGAGTATGATTCAGGATATGAGAGGTGAGTTTGGGAGCATTTCCCGTAAAGGATTTCGGTCTAGGTCACATAGGGTGGTTCAGGATTGTACTGTGACAACATTAGATGCTTTAAGGCAAAGTTGTTGGGCTAATATGCCTCCTGAGCTATTGAGAGATGTCCTAATGAGGATTGAGGCATCTGATTCTGATTGGAGGCCGAGGAAACATGTGGTTGCTTGTGCTGGTGTTTGTAGGAGTTGGagagaaataatgaaagaaattGTTAAAACACCTGAAATTTGTGGGAAATTGACGTTCCCCATCTCCTTGAAGCAG CCTGGTCCTAGAGACAATCTTGTTCAATGTTTCATCAGAAGGAACCGCAGCTCTCAGACATATCACCTCTACCTTAATTTAAATGAAG CTTCTAACGATGATGGTAAATTCCTTCTTGCTGCTCGGAAATGTAGAAGGGCAACATGCACAGATTACATCATTTCTTTAAATGCTGAAGATGTTTCTAAGGGTAGCAGCACCTACATCGGGAAGCTGAG ATCCAACTTCCTTGGGACCAAGTTCACTATCTATGATGCGCAACCCTCTAATGCAGGAGGAGCTAAAGTCAGTAAATGCCGCTCTACTAGGTTTGTTGGAATGAAACAAGTCTCTCCAAGAATACCTGCCGGCAACTATCCTGTAGCTCACATTTCATACGAGTTGAATGTCCTGGGGTCTAG GGGACCGAGGAGGATGCTGTGTGTCATGGACGCAATTCCGGCTTCTTCTATTGAACCTGGGGGTGTAGCCCCTACGCAAACAGAATTTGTTCCTGTGAATATAGATTCCTTCCCCTCCATCCCCTTTTTTAGGTCAAAATCAACTCGCATGGATAATTTCCCATCCGGACCTTTACCCAGTCAAAAAGATGAAGTACTAACTTTGAAGAACAAGGCTCCTAGGTGGCACGAGCAACTCCAATGCTGGTGTCTTAACTTCAATGGCCGGGTGACAGTTGCTTCTGTAAAAAACTTTCAGCTAGTTGCTTCTCTGGGGGATGGAGCTGGACAGGAACATGAGAATGTTATTCTCCAATTTGGGAAAGTGGGAGAAGATGTGTTCACCATGGATTATCAGTATCCTATATCTGCATTTCAGGCGTTCGCAATCTGCCTCAGCAGCTTTGACACCAAAATTGCCTGCGAATGA
- the LOC132048684 gene encoding tubby-like F-box protein 3 isoform X2, giving the protein MSAQPGPRDNLVQCFIRRNRSSQTYHLYLNLNEASNDDGKFLLAARKCRRATCTDYIISLNAEDVSKGSSTYIGKLRSNFLGTKFTIYDAQPSNAGGAKVSKCRSTRFVGMKQVSPRIPAGNYPVAHISYELNVLGSRGPRRMLCVMDAIPASSIEPGGVAPTQTEFVPVNIDSFPSIPFFRSKSTRMDNFPSGPLPSQKDEVLTLKNKAPRWHEQLQCWCLNFNGRVTVASVKNFQLVASLGDGAGQEHENVILQFGKVGEDVFTMDYQYPISAFQAFAICLSSFDTKIACE; this is encoded by the exons ATGAGTGCTCAG CCTGGTCCTAGAGACAATCTTGTTCAATGTTTCATCAGAAGGAACCGCAGCTCTCAGACATATCACCTCTACCTTAATTTAAATGAAG CTTCTAACGATGATGGTAAATTCCTTCTTGCTGCTCGGAAATGTAGAAGGGCAACATGCACAGATTACATCATTTCTTTAAATGCTGAAGATGTTTCTAAGGGTAGCAGCACCTACATCGGGAAGCTGAG ATCCAACTTCCTTGGGACCAAGTTCACTATCTATGATGCGCAACCCTCTAATGCAGGAGGAGCTAAAGTCAGTAAATGCCGCTCTACTAGGTTTGTTGGAATGAAACAAGTCTCTCCAAGAATACCTGCCGGCAACTATCCTGTAGCTCACATTTCATACGAGTTGAATGTCCTGGGGTCTAG GGGACCGAGGAGGATGCTGTGTGTCATGGACGCAATTCCGGCTTCTTCTATTGAACCTGGGGGTGTAGCCCCTACGCAAACAGAATTTGTTCCTGTGAATATAGATTCCTTCCCCTCCATCCCCTTTTTTAGGTCAAAATCAACTCGCATGGATAATTTCCCATCCGGACCTTTACCCAGTCAAAAAGATGAAGTACTAACTTTGAAGAACAAGGCTCCTAGGTGGCACGAGCAACTCCAATGCTGGTGTCTTAACTTCAATGGCCGGGTGACAGTTGCTTCTGTAAAAAACTTTCAGCTAGTTGCTTCTCTGGGGGATGGAGCTGGACAGGAACATGAGAATGTTATTCTCCAATTTGGGAAAGTGGGAGAAGATGTGTTCACCATGGATTATCAGTATCCTATATCTGCATTTCAGGCGTTCGCAATCTGCCTCAGCAGCTTTGACACCAAAATTGCCTGCGAATGA